In Chionomys nivalis chromosome 24, mChiNiv1.1, whole genome shotgun sequence, one genomic interval encodes:
- the LOC130865918 gene encoding stathmin-like gives MASSDIQVKELEKRASGQAFELILSPRSKESVPDFPLPPPKKKDLSLEEIQKKLEAAEERRKSHEAEVLKQLAEKREHEKEVLQKAIEENNNFSKMAEEKLTHKMEANKENREAQMAAKLERLREKDKHVEEVRKNKESKDPADETEAD, from the coding sequence ATGGCATCGTCTGATATTCAGGTGAAAGAACTGGAGAAGCGTGCTTCCGGCCAGGCTTTTGAGCTGATTCTCAGCCCTCGGTCAAAAGAATCTGTCCCCGatttcccccttccccccccaaAGAAGAAGGATCTTTCCCTGGAGGAAATTCAGAAGAAATTAGAAGCTGCAGAAGAACGGCGCAAGTCTCATGAGGCGGAAGTCCTGAAGCAGCTCGCCGAGAAGCGGGAGCACGAGAAGGAGGTGCTGCAGAAAGCCATCGAGGAGAACAACAACTTCAGCAAGATGGCAGAGGAGAAGCTCACCCACAAGATGGAAGCTAACAAAGAGAACCGGGAGGCGCAGATGGCTGCCAAGCTGGAGCGTTTGCGAGAGAAGGACAAGCACGTTGAAGAGGTGCGGAAGAACAAAGAATCCAAAGACCCTGCGGATGAGACCGAGGCTGACTAA